A window of the Eretmochelys imbricata isolate rEreImb1 chromosome 7, rEreImb1.hap1, whole genome shotgun sequence genome harbors these coding sequences:
- the IFRD2 gene encoding interferon-related developmental regulator 2 isoform X2 has protein sequence MWCPHNLLGGMVVCRHTARSLPGGAGSLSWMTRARSSAKAESQASDDEAASEVLSHYSSTSESTSVAEEGTGSDAVDEQAQQEEVEDRLKECIDNVTDKSTRTRQVALESLRLAFSSKTLFDFLLERRLTLTDSLEKCLKKGKGEEQSLAASVLTLLCLQMGSGPEGEEVFRSLKPLLISILTDSSASPIARQSCATALGMCCYIAAADVEDLVSCLTCLEGIFGTSCLEEGSSVPTHHSPLLQTLHCNSLQSWSLLLTICPSSQIKKILDNHLLKLPLLLSSDNVHLRIVAGETIALLFELAHELEEEFFYEDMDLLCTNLKALATDSNKYRAKTDRRKQRSIFRDVLHFIENGECHEETIKFGLECMYVDSWVRRRTYNAFKEVLGSGVRHHLQNNELLREIFDLGPPLVLDAAAIKASKISRFEKHLYNSAAFKARTKARSRVRDKRADVL, from the exons ATGTGGTGCCCACACAACCTGTTGGGAGGCATGGTGGTTTGCAGGCATACAGCTAGGTCCCTGCCTGGCGGAGCTGGCAGCCTGAGTTGGATGACTC GAGCTCGGAGCAGCGCCAAGGCAGAGTCCCAGGCCAGCGATGATGAGGCAGCCAGTGAAGTACTGAGTCACTACAGCAGCACCAGTGAGAGCACCAGCGTCGCTGAGGAGGGCACCG GGAGCGATGCTGTGGACGAGCAGGCCCAGCAGGAGGAGGTGGAAGACAGACTGAAGGAGTGCATTGACAACGTGACAGACAAGAG CACCAGGACCCGACAGGTAGCCCTGGAGAGCTTGCGGCTGGCTTTCTCCTCCAAGACACTCTTTGACTTCTTGCTGGAACGCAGGCTCACACTCACAGACTCCTTGGAGAAGTGCCTGAAGAAAG GTAAAGGGGAGGAGCAGTCTCTAGCTGCTAGCGTTCTCACACTACTGTGCCTTCAGATGGGCTCAGGCCCCGAGGGGGAGGAGGTTTTCCGCAGCCTGAAGCCCCTCCTCATCAGCATCCTGACTGACTCCTCGGCCAGCCCCATCGCTCGCCAGAGC TGTGCCACGGCCCTGGGCATGTGCTGCTACATTGCTGCTGCGGATGTGGAG GATCTGGTTTCCTGTCTCACCTGCCTGGAGGGCATCTTTGGCACTTCCTGCCTGGAGGAGGGCAGCTCTGTCCCCACCcaccacagccccctgctccaaaCTTTGCACTGCAACTCCCTCCAGTCCTGGTCCCTGCTCCTTACCatctgccccagctcccagatCAAGAAGATCCTGGACAA TCACCTGCTcaagctgccgctgctgctgtcCAGCGACAACGTCCACCTGCGGATTGTGGCGGGCGAGACCATCGCGCTGCTCTTCGAGCTGGCCCATGAGCTGGAG GAGGAGTTCTTCTATGAGGACATGGACCTGCTGTGCACCAATCTCAAAGCCCTGGCCACCGACAGCAACAAGTACCGGGCCAAGACGGACAGACGCAAGCAGCGCTCTATCTTCCGCGATGTGCTGCACTTCATCGAG aacgGCGAGTGCCATGAGGAGACCATCAAGTTTGGCCTGGAGTGCATGTACGTGGACAGCTGGGTCAGGAGGAGAACATACAACGCCTTCAAGGAGGTGCTGGGCTCCGGGGTCAGGCATCACCTACAG AACAATGAGCTGCTGCGCGAGATCTTTGACCTGGGGCCTCCACTGGTGCTGGATGCTGCAGCTATCAAAGCCAGTAAGATCTCCCGCTTCGAGAAG CACCTGTATAACTCGGCCGCCTTCAAAGCCCGGACGAAAGCCAGGAGCCGCGTGCGCGATAAGCGAGCCGATGTCCTATGA
- the IFRD2 gene encoding interferon-related developmental regulator 2 isoform X3 produces the protein MPRSRRAHATRRGGRGARSSAKAESQASDDEAASEVLSHYSSTSESTSVAEEGTGSDAVDEQAQQEEVEDRLKECIDNVTDKSTRTRQVALESLRLAFSSKTLFDFLLERRLTLTDSLEKCLKKGKGEEQSLAASVLTLLCLQMGSGPEGEEVFRSLKPLLISILTDSSASPIARQSCATALGMCCYIAAADVEDLVSCLTCLEGIFGTSCLEEGSSVPTHHSPLLQTLHCNSLQSWSLLLTICPSSQIKKILDNHLLKLPLLLSSDNVHLRIVAGETIALLFELAHELEEEFFYEDMDLLCTNLKALATDSNKYRAKTDRRKQRSIFRDVLHFIENGECHEETIKFGLECMYVDSWVRRRTYNAFKEVLGSGVRHHLQNNELLREIFDLGPPLVLDAAAIKASKISRFEKHLYNSAAFKARTKARSRVRDKRADVL, from the exons ATGCCCCGCTCCCGCCGGGCGCACGCGACCCGGAGGGGCGGCCGCG GAGCTCGGAGCAGCGCCAAGGCAGAGTCCCAGGCCAGCGATGATGAGGCAGCCAGTGAAGTACTGAGTCACTACAGCAGCACCAGTGAGAGCACCAGCGTCGCTGAGGAGGGCACCG GGAGCGATGCTGTGGACGAGCAGGCCCAGCAGGAGGAGGTGGAAGACAGACTGAAGGAGTGCATTGACAACGTGACAGACAAGAG CACCAGGACCCGACAGGTAGCCCTGGAGAGCTTGCGGCTGGCTTTCTCCTCCAAGACACTCTTTGACTTCTTGCTGGAACGCAGGCTCACACTCACAGACTCCTTGGAGAAGTGCCTGAAGAAAG GTAAAGGGGAGGAGCAGTCTCTAGCTGCTAGCGTTCTCACACTACTGTGCCTTCAGATGGGCTCAGGCCCCGAGGGGGAGGAGGTTTTCCGCAGCCTGAAGCCCCTCCTCATCAGCATCCTGACTGACTCCTCGGCCAGCCCCATCGCTCGCCAGAGC TGTGCCACGGCCCTGGGCATGTGCTGCTACATTGCTGCTGCGGATGTGGAG GATCTGGTTTCCTGTCTCACCTGCCTGGAGGGCATCTTTGGCACTTCCTGCCTGGAGGAGGGCAGCTCTGTCCCCACCcaccacagccccctgctccaaaCTTTGCACTGCAACTCCCTCCAGTCCTGGTCCCTGCTCCTTACCatctgccccagctcccagatCAAGAAGATCCTGGACAA TCACCTGCTcaagctgccgctgctgctgtcCAGCGACAACGTCCACCTGCGGATTGTGGCGGGCGAGACCATCGCGCTGCTCTTCGAGCTGGCCCATGAGCTGGAG GAGGAGTTCTTCTATGAGGACATGGACCTGCTGTGCACCAATCTCAAAGCCCTGGCCACCGACAGCAACAAGTACCGGGCCAAGACGGACAGACGCAAGCAGCGCTCTATCTTCCGCGATGTGCTGCACTTCATCGAG aacgGCGAGTGCCATGAGGAGACCATCAAGTTTGGCCTGGAGTGCATGTACGTGGACAGCTGGGTCAGGAGGAGAACATACAACGCCTTCAAGGAGGTGCTGGGCTCCGGGGTCAGGCATCACCTACAG AACAATGAGCTGCTGCGCGAGATCTTTGACCTGGGGCCTCCACTGGTGCTGGATGCTGCAGCTATCAAAGCCAGTAAGATCTCCCGCTTCGAGAAG CACCTGTATAACTCGGCCGCCTTCAAAGCCCGGACGAAAGCCAGGAGCCGCGTGCGCGATAAGCGAGCCGATGTCCTATGA
- the IFRD2 gene encoding interferon-related developmental regulator 2 isoform X1, producing MPLGRLQPKLPSRLLQDTTLRGEHRFNGCMPPRRQRGRPGARSSAKAESQASDDEAASEVLSHYSSTSESTSVAEEGTGSDAVDEQAQQEEVEDRLKECIDNVTDKSTRTRQVALESLRLAFSSKTLFDFLLERRLTLTDSLEKCLKKGKGEEQSLAASVLTLLCLQMGSGPEGEEVFRSLKPLLISILTDSSASPIARQSCATALGMCCYIAAADVEDLVSCLTCLEGIFGTSCLEEGSSVPTHHSPLLQTLHCNSLQSWSLLLTICPSSQIKKILDNHLLKLPLLLSSDNVHLRIVAGETIALLFELAHELEEEFFYEDMDLLCTNLKALATDSNKYRAKTDRRKQRSIFRDVLHFIENGECHEETIKFGLECMYVDSWVRRRTYNAFKEVLGSGVRHHLQNNELLREIFDLGPPLVLDAAAIKASKISRFEKHLYNSAAFKARTKARSRVRDKRADVL from the exons ATGCCCCTGGGCCGGCTGCAACCCAAGCTGCCCAGCCGactcctccaggacacaaccctGCGTGGGGAGCACCGATTCAATGGCTGCATGCCGCCTCGCAGGCAGAGAGGAAGGCCAG GAGCTCGGAGCAGCGCCAAGGCAGAGTCCCAGGCCAGCGATGATGAGGCAGCCAGTGAAGTACTGAGTCACTACAGCAGCACCAGTGAGAGCACCAGCGTCGCTGAGGAGGGCACCG GGAGCGATGCTGTGGACGAGCAGGCCCAGCAGGAGGAGGTGGAAGACAGACTGAAGGAGTGCATTGACAACGTGACAGACAAGAG CACCAGGACCCGACAGGTAGCCCTGGAGAGCTTGCGGCTGGCTTTCTCCTCCAAGACACTCTTTGACTTCTTGCTGGAACGCAGGCTCACACTCACAGACTCCTTGGAGAAGTGCCTGAAGAAAG GTAAAGGGGAGGAGCAGTCTCTAGCTGCTAGCGTTCTCACACTACTGTGCCTTCAGATGGGCTCAGGCCCCGAGGGGGAGGAGGTTTTCCGCAGCCTGAAGCCCCTCCTCATCAGCATCCTGACTGACTCCTCGGCCAGCCCCATCGCTCGCCAGAGC TGTGCCACGGCCCTGGGCATGTGCTGCTACATTGCTGCTGCGGATGTGGAG GATCTGGTTTCCTGTCTCACCTGCCTGGAGGGCATCTTTGGCACTTCCTGCCTGGAGGAGGGCAGCTCTGTCCCCACCcaccacagccccctgctccaaaCTTTGCACTGCAACTCCCTCCAGTCCTGGTCCCTGCTCCTTACCatctgccccagctcccagatCAAGAAGATCCTGGACAA TCACCTGCTcaagctgccgctgctgctgtcCAGCGACAACGTCCACCTGCGGATTGTGGCGGGCGAGACCATCGCGCTGCTCTTCGAGCTGGCCCATGAGCTGGAG GAGGAGTTCTTCTATGAGGACATGGACCTGCTGTGCACCAATCTCAAAGCCCTGGCCACCGACAGCAACAAGTACCGGGCCAAGACGGACAGACGCAAGCAGCGCTCTATCTTCCGCGATGTGCTGCACTTCATCGAG aacgGCGAGTGCCATGAGGAGACCATCAAGTTTGGCCTGGAGTGCATGTACGTGGACAGCTGGGTCAGGAGGAGAACATACAACGCCTTCAAGGAGGTGCTGGGCTCCGGGGTCAGGCATCACCTACAG AACAATGAGCTGCTGCGCGAGATCTTTGACCTGGGGCCTCCACTGGTGCTGGATGCTGCAGCTATCAAAGCCAGTAAGATCTCCCGCTTCGAGAAG CACCTGTATAACTCGGCCGCCTTCAAAGCCCGGACGAAAGCCAGGAGCCGCGTGCGCGATAAGCGAGCCGATGTCCTATGA